One part of the Glycine max cultivar Williams 82 chromosome 14, Glycine_max_v4.0, whole genome shotgun sequence genome encodes these proteins:
- the LOC100781945 gene encoding uncharacterized protein At2g29880, which yields MGDSQENNKGKSRDKDNYVSWTMEDTNELLHLLVDAMNRGLRDANGSLSKQNVERIILPQLNAKTKFPKTYSHYLSRMKWFRNQYNMMSTLMRNNSGFGWDPIGKTFTAHEDVWKDYLKSHPSHSKLRGKSMVDYEYLKIVVEGGVSSGNNSISVDPDDTDATTFEPENRTVGIEEFSYDPNSDTFITPNNYEPAYQPPSPNQPSPPSHPPLDSEVPIEKQNCHKRRRSEYGGSSSAVGINNQGNVLENLSVGIETIAYLGYIFCEIVVVKL from the exons ATGGGGGAttcacaagaaaataacaaaggaaAGAGTAGAGACAAAGATAATTATGTATCTTGGACTATGGAGGATACCAATGAGTTATTGCACCTCTTGGTGGATGCTATGAATAGGGGATTGCGTGATGCCAATGGGTCACTTAGCAAACAAAATGTAGAACGAATAATACTTCCTCAACTCAATGCAAAAACTAAATTCCCTAAAACTTATAGTCATTATTTGAGTCGGATGAAGTGGTTTCGAAACCAGTATAACATGATGTCAACCCTTATGCGCAACAACTCTGGCTTTGGATGGGACCCAATTGGAAAAACTTTCACTGCTCATGAGGATGTATGGAAAGATTACTTAAAG tcccaCCCAAGTCACAGCAAACTTCGAGGAAAAAGTATGGTTGATTATGAGTATTTGAAGATCGTTGTTGAGGGTGGAGTTTCTAGCGGGAATAATTCTATATCAGTCGATCCAGATGATACTGATGCAACAACTTTTGAGCCAGAAAATAGAACTGTTGGGATAGAAGAATTTTCATATGATCCTAATAGTGATACATTCATAACACCAAATAACTATGAACCAGCATATCAGCCTCCATCACCAAACCAACCAAGTCCACCATCCCACCCCCCTTTAGATTCAGAGGTTCccatagaaaaacaaaactgtcacAAGCGAAGGAGATCCGAGTATGGAGGGAGTTCAAGCGCTGTTGGGATCAACAATCAAGGCAACGTTCTGGAAAATCTTTCTGTTGGCATTGAGACTATtgct TATTTAggttatatattttgtgaaattgTTGTGGTTAaactttag
- the LOC100783021 gene encoding beta-fructofuranosidase, insoluble isoenzyme 1, with translation MSYQNKQLEYNFLGEYFPDQEKFTPDADDLEGTNLNLLLDHGMFYASKSFFNYAKNRRILWGWSKECESTQDDYEKGWAGLQSIPRQVWLHKSGKWLMQWPIEEVEKLRDKQVSIMREKLVGESTIEVSGIPASQIDRSIIESFGEKGRICITSRVYPSLVIDKDAHLYVFSNGSQSAVIFELNAWSMKQAEFGQEESII, from the exons ATGAGTTATCAAAACAAACAACTAGAGTACAATTTTCTAGGTGAATATTTTCCTGATCAGGAAAAGTTTACTCCTGATGCTGATGATTTGGAAGGAACTAACCTGAACTTATTATTGGACCATGGGATGTTTTATGCTTCCAAGTCATTTTTTAACTATGCCAAGAACAGAAGGATATTATGGGGATGGTCAAAGGAGTGTGAATCCACACAAGATGATTATGAGAAAGGATGGGCTGGTCTACAG AGTATTCCAAGGCAAGTTTGGCTTCATAAAAGTGGGAAGTGGTTGATGCAGTGGCCAATTGAAGAGGTAGAAAAACTACGTGACAAACAAGTTAGCATAATGAGAGAGAAACTGGTTGGAGAATCAACTATTGAAGTCTCTGGTATCCCTGCATCACAA ATTGACCGCTCAATAATAGAAAGTTTTGGGGAGAAAGGGAGAATTTGTATAACTAGTAGAGTTTATCCCTCGTTGGTTATTGACAAAGATGCCCATCTTTATGTTTTCTCCAATGGAAGCCAGAGTGCAGTGATCTTTGAACTGAATGCTTGGAGCATGAAGCAAGCAGAATTTGGTCAGGAAGAAAGCATAATTTAG
- the LOC102665599 gene encoding protein ALP1-like: MLASFLQIVGQNTRYCVIRNTFGRSQFATSENFHKILKALNSLAPDLMVRPGSTVPAKIRESTRFYPYFKDCIGAIDATHIPASVKGRDVSSYRDRHGNISQNVLAACNFDLEFMYVLSGWEGSAHDSKVLSDALTRKNGLKVPQGKYYLVDCGFPNRRKFLAPYRGVRYHLQDFAGHGNDPENEKELFNLRHASLRNVIERIFGIFKSRFTIFKSAPPFLFKTQAELLLACAALHNFLRKECRSDEFPVEPTDESSSSSSVLPNYEDNDHEPIVQTQEQEREDANIWRTNIGSDMWRNANN, translated from the exons ATGCTTGCATCATTCCTACAGATTGTCGGCCAGAACACTCGATATTGTGTAATCCGCAATACATTTGGCCGATCACAATTTGCTACAAGTGAAAATTTTCACAAGATTTTGAAAGCTCTGAACTCATTAGCACCTGATTTAATGGTTAGACCAGGCTCAACTGTGCCTGCAAAAATAAGGGAAAGCACAAGGTTTTATCCTTATTTTAAG GATTGCATTGGAGCTATTGATGCTACACATATTCCCGCATCAGTAAAAGGACGAGATGTAAGCAGTTATCGTGATCGTCATGGAAATATATCACAAAATGTATTAGCTGCTTGTAACTTTGATTTGGAATTCATGTACGTTCTTAGCGGGTGGGAGGGTTCAGCACATGATTCCAAGGTGTTAAGTGATGCTTTGACAAGGAAGAATGGACTTAAAGTGCCCCAAGGTAAGTATTATCTGGTGGATTGTGGATTTCCTAATCGACGCAAATTTTTAGCCCCATATCGAGGTGTACGATATCATCTACAAGATTTTGCAGGTCACGGTAATGACcctgaaaatgaaaaggaattatTTAATCTTCGGCATGCATCCTTAAGGAATGTGATTGAGAGGATATTTGGTATTTTTAAATCGCGGTTCACAATTTTTAAGTCAGCACCTCCATTTCTATTTAAAACACAAGCAGAGCTTTTGTTGGCATGTGCAGCACTTCATAATTTTCTTCGCAAAGAATGTCGTTCTGATGAATTTCCAGTGGAACCTACTGACgagtcttcatcttcatcttcagtgTTACCAAATTACGAAGACAATGATCATGAACCCATTGTTCAAACACAAGAGCAGGAACGAGAAGATGCTAATATATGGAGGACTAATATAGGTTCAGATATGTGGAGAAATGCTAATAATTAG